One genomic segment of Coffea arabica cultivar ET-39 chromosome 6e, Coffea Arabica ET-39 HiFi, whole genome shotgun sequence includes these proteins:
- the LOC113695492 gene encoding zinc finger BED domain-containing protein DAYSLEEPER-like codes for MSTPTVDAPAPDFKPDTAADMTADIPTDMTTDITTDVTTDITADVEMPTAAANNQIVPVEPQPNNIETPPSIPETQPNKRRKKKSIVWEHFTIETVGAGCRRACCKQCKQSFAYSTGSKVAGTSHLKRHIAKGTCPVVLRNQEKNQSSPFSAPSKVGGYGAGTDTPRRRYRTTAAPYVSFDPDRCRDEISRMIIMHDYPLNIVEHPGFVAFVQNLQPRFDMVSFNTVQGDCVATYLREKQSIQKVIEAMAGRICLTLDMWSSCRGLGYVFLSGHFIDSEWKMHRRLLNVIMEPYPDSDAAFSHAVAACLSDWSMEGKLFSVTINQSLSDAAVDNLRALLSVKNPLVLNGQLLLGNCLARSLSSIAQDALTSVFGTVKKVRDSVKYVKTSESHEEKFLELKQQLQVPSTKVLAIDDLTKWNTTYEMLLAACELKEVFSCLDTSDPDYKEAPSLEDWKQVETLCTYLKPLFETANLLTVPTVPTTNTFFHEAWKIQLELGRAAGSEDPFISSLTKSMQEKFDRYWKSCCFILAIAVVVDPRFKMKLVEFSFSKIYNEEAATYVKIVDEGIHELFLEYVALPLPLTPTYVEEANNGTVKAEDPQGGNLLASNGLGLTDFDVYIMETTSQQSKSELDQYLEESLLPRVHEFDVVGWWKLNRMKYPTLSKMARDILSIPVSTVPVGSVFDTVGKEMDRYRCSLRPETVEALICAKDWIQGESVGTSIVPVKMEVPI; via the coding sequence ATGTCAACCCCGACTGTTGATGCACCAGCCCCTGATTTCAAGCCTGATACGGCTGCTGATATGACCGCCGATATCCCCACTGATATGACCACCGATATCACTACTGATGTGACCACTGACATCACCGCTGATGTTGAGATGCCTACTGCTGCTGCAAACAATCAGATTGTCCCAGTTGAGCCACAGCCCAACAATATAGAAACACCACCAAGCATCCCAGAAACTCAACCTAACAAGCGTAGAAAGAAGAAGTCTATAGTTTGGGAACACTTCACCATTGAAACAGTTGGTGCTGGTTGTCGAAGGGCATGTTGTAAGCAATGCAAGCAATCATTCGCATACAGTACGGGCTCAAAAGTAGCAGGCACTAGTCATCTTAAACGCCACATTGCTAAAGGAACCTGCCCAGTTGTCCTTCGTAATCAGGAGAAAAATCAGTCCAGCCCATTTAGTGCACCTTCAAAAGTTGGTGGATATGGGGCAGGTACTGATACTCCAAGACGTCGTTACAGAACTACTGCAGCACCTTACGTTTCATTTGATCCTGACCGTTGCCGTGATGAGATTTCTAGGATGATAATCATGCATGATTACCCCCTTAACATTGTTGAGCATCCAGGCTTTGTTGCTTTTGTTCAGAATCTTCAGCCTCGATTCGATATGGTGAGTTTCAACACTGTCCAAGGGGATTGTGTAGCAACCTACCTCAGGGAAAAACAGTCCATTCAGAAGGTGATTGAAGCAATGGCAGGACGTATTTGCCTCACCCTGGATATGTGGTCTTCTTGCCGAGGACTAGGCTATGTCTTTCTAAGTGGGCATTTTATTGATAGTGAGTGGAAAATGCACAGGAGGCTTCTCAATGTCATCATGGAACCTTATCCAGATTCAGATGCTGCTTTCAGCCATGCAGTTGCTGCTTGTTTATCAGATTGGAGCATGGAGGGAAAGTTATTCTCTGTCACCATAAATCAGTCCTTGAGTGATGCTGCAGTTGATAATTTAAGAGCTCTACTGTCTGTTAAGAACCCTCTTGTTCTCAATGGTCAGCTCTTGCTGGGCAATTGTCTTGCTAGAAGTCTGAGTAGCATTGCCCAAGATGCATTAACGTCTGTGTTCGGAACGGTTAAGAAAGTTAGAGACAGTGTGAAATATGTGAAAACTTCAGAATCCCACGAGGAGAAGTTTCTTGAGCTCAAGCAGCAACTTCAAGTGCCTAGCACAAAAGTTCTAGCCATCGACGACCTAACTAAATGGAACACAACATATGAAATGCTGTTGGCTGCATGTGAACTGAAAGAAGTTTTCTCATGTCTGGATACTTCAGACCCTGATTACAAAGAGGCACCGTCACTGGAAGACTGGAAGCAGGTGGAGACTCTGTGCACGTACCTGAAACCCCTTTTTGAGACGGCTAACCTCCTGACAGTCCCGACTGTTCCGACAACAAACACATTCTTCCATGAAGCTTGGAAGATTCAGTTGGAGCTTGGACGTGCAGCAGGAAGCGAGGATCCCTTCATTAGCAGCCTCACCAAATCCATGCAAGAGAAATTTGACAGGTATTGGAAGAGTTGCTGCTTTATATTAGCAATTGCTGTGGTCGTGGATCCCAGGTTCAAGATGAAGCTCGTGGAATTCAGTTTCTCCAAGATCTACAACGAAGAGGCTGCCACATACGTAAAGATTGTTGATGAGGGCATCCACGAGCTGTTCCTGGAGTATGTTGCGCTCCCGCTGCCACTGACCCCAACGTATGTCGAAGAAGCAAATAACGGTACCGTGAAGGCTGAGGATCCGCAAGGAGGGAATCTGCTAGCGTCAAATGGGCTTGGGCTCACGGATTTCGATGTGTACATCATGGAGACGACGAGCCAGCAGTCAAAATCAGAATTGGATCAGTACTTGGAGGAGTCTTTGCTGCCTCGGGTTCATGAATTTGACGTCGTAGGGTGGTGGAAGCTAAACAGAATGAAGTACCCAACCCTTTCAAAGATGGCTCGTGATATCTTGTCAATCCCAGTCTCCACCGTGCCGGTGGGCTCAGTGTTCGATACTGTGGGCAAAGAGATGGATCGTTACCGGTGTTCATTGCGACCGGAGACGGTGGAAGCTCTGATATGCGCCAAGGACTGGATTCAGGGCGAGTCTGTTGGTACTTCAATTGTACCTGTAAAAATGGAAGTACCTATTTAG